ggtgctggggaggcagTAGCAAGGTCGTCCCCAGGCTCTCTGCTGGGGTGCGAGGCatgggtgggaggaagggaagctTTGCTCAGTGGGGTTTTGTCCTCAGTGCCCACTCCTGCTCCGGGGCAAGTTGGTCTCTCCCAtgctctccccttctccctgacccctcctttttgacatcccctatttgcagcgattccaccccgtccccaccgctctctgtctctctttttctcccagatgtctcttgcccTGGACCTgcagcctgtctccacctctccctgctgccccaagacaggctctctccaggcctttcccagTCACTCGCagggggaggtggtccttcccgccccagcccagggcttggcgtggggcagtggggagggaaggcgagtgctgggagtgctgatgctcctgatctcctctctccttccttgtctctcctaggaggtggcgggagaggggagagggacaagacgacactgacagcaggggcttcaccatggtggacaccaacacaacagccctttctctgagctacacaGCCACAGGATACACAGACTTTatggaaaatactgaaattttaTGCTCAGTGAGACATTCTGGATTAATGATCTTTGCAGGGGTCTGTATGGGGATTTCTCTATGTGGACTAGTGGGGAATgggatggttgtgtggttcctgggctttcacatgaagaagagccccttcaccgtCTACATCCTGAATTTGGCTGTTGCTGACTTCTCCGTGCTTCTTCTATCTTTTCTGATTATATTGGTAAATCTTTACCTCAAAGCAATCTGTTCTCATCTTCAGAATTATATTCTTgtcttctatcttttttttttggcaggtgcACTTCTGTACTACTTCTTTTATCTTACCAGCCTGGGTCTCCTGACAGCCATGAGCATGGAGCGGTGTATCTCTGTCCTCTTTCCAATCTGGTACCGATGCTACCGCCCAAAGCATTTGTCAGGCATTGTGTGTTGTGTTCATTGGGCTACTTCTGTACTCTTTACTTCGTTAATGTCTCTTACCTGTAGTTGTCTTCAAGAATTAACCTGTCAGAACGCATTTAAAGGCATAGCCACTGCAGTTTCAACCATTTTCTCATCACTGGTGTTGGtttccaacctgatcctgctcatcaaacttcgatatggctcacagaggcgtcaccctgggagactgtttgttgcgatcttgctcaacatcctcttcttctttgcctttgggtttccttacagtgtagaaataatactcagggttgcttattcaaaagaattatttcctgaaaatctgtctttcttgctggcatctctgaacagtagcatcaaccctgtcatttacttccttgtcgggagctgccgtcagcgccggttgcagggctctgtgaaagtggccttccggcgagtgtttgcagagaaagcaacatgtgaggagggcagtCAAGGCCCCagtgacactgctgtggagaccactgtgtagatccctgctggcaaggcaggagtggagatgctgatctccacaggcagcccgggaggagacggagagccccacgccatggctgTGGCCCTCTTGCTgccagggaggtgaccaaagctgggtgtggggacagggccacaagcctggcatagtgctgctctgctggacttggtctccaagcactgcctgtattaccctttgcaacctccgccacggtcctggtcctcgcctaataaactttggctttcttctgccagcaaacaagcccttgtggtcttcttgggaCTCTCTCactcaggagaagtgagccacattcacaggaaggctctggtggagctttggccaactcggggaagcaagttttcaggcagggtgaaagcggcaatgccaacacatggtggtggtggtggtggtggtggaccaccagagggggattgcctcttcc
This is a stretch of genomic DNA from Apteryx mantelli isolate bAptMan1 chromosome 4, bAptMan1.hap1, whole genome shotgun sequence. It encodes these proteins:
- the LOC106493393 gene encoding mas-related G-protein coupled receptor member H-like — protein: MVDTNTTALSLSYTATGYTDFMENTEILCSVRHSGLMIFAGVCMGISLCGLVGNGMVVWFLGFHMKKSPFTVYILNLAVADFSVLLLSFLIILVNLYLKAICSHLQNYILVFYLFFLAGALLYYFFYLTSLGLLTAMSMERCISVLFPIWYRCYRPKHLSGIVCCVHWATSVLFTSLMSLTCSCLQELTCQNAFKGIATAVSTIFSSLVLVSNLILLIKLRYGSQRRHPGRLFVAILLNILFFFAFGFPYSVEIILRVAYSKELFPENLSFLLASLNSSINPVIYFLVGSCRQRRLQGSVKVAFRRVFAEKATCEEGSQGPSDTAVETTV